Proteins from a genomic interval of Rubinisphaera italica:
- a CDS encoding DSD1 family PLP-dependent enzyme: MTAIRPIDDLIGLPIDELDTPALLLDRAALNQNLTTMADYFRDRSANLRPHFKNHKCTQLARLQLEAGSAVGMTCAKLGEAEILAAAGIENILIANQVVGRSKMERLTQVARRARLSLAVDHVDQIQAISEAAVRADVQIGVLVEVDIGMGRCGVAFGEPALQLTRNVIDSPGILFGGLQAFEGHLIYIQDANERRERTIAAMHRAIKTRQLIEAAGISVNVISGGSSSTYQFISDLPGVDEIQAGTYATMDCAYRKVSPEFQQALSVLTRVISRRSPGTAVLDVGVKGAGNEFGLPEIKGYPDLVIPFFKSEEHCVVNEAPDWMIGQTVELIPSHACTTCNLYRQFHVHENGQIVDVWPIEASGMLT, encoded by the coding sequence ATGACAGCGATTCGACCCATTGATGATTTGATCGGCCTGCCGATCGACGAGCTTGACACTCCAGCCCTACTTTTGGACCGGGCCGCTCTCAACCAGAATCTCACGACGATGGCGGACTATTTTCGTGACCGATCCGCAAACCTCCGACCACATTTCAAGAACCATAAATGCACCCAGCTGGCACGGCTTCAACTGGAAGCAGGCTCCGCTGTCGGTATGACCTGTGCCAAGCTTGGAGAGGCGGAGATTTTGGCGGCAGCTGGAATCGAGAATATTCTGATCGCAAATCAGGTCGTAGGTCGCAGTAAGATGGAGCGACTGACACAAGTTGCACGTCGTGCCCGACTCAGCCTTGCGGTCGATCACGTTGACCAGATCCAGGCCATTTCAGAGGCCGCCGTTCGAGCGGATGTTCAGATTGGTGTTCTCGTGGAAGTGGACATCGGGATGGGACGCTGCGGGGTCGCGTTTGGGGAGCCTGCGCTACAACTGACTCGAAATGTTATAGACAGCCCTGGCATCCTGTTTGGCGGTCTGCAGGCTTTTGAAGGTCATCTGATTTACATTCAGGACGCCAACGAGCGGCGTGAGCGAACGATCGCTGCTATGCATCGCGCGATTAAGACGCGGCAGTTGATCGAAGCAGCAGGGATTTCAGTTAACGTGATCAGCGGTGGTTCCAGTTCGACATACCAGTTCATTTCTGACCTGCCCGGCGTCGATGAGATTCAGGCGGGGACCTATGCGACGATGGATTGTGCCTATCGAAAGGTTTCGCCTGAGTTTCAACAGGCGTTGTCCGTTCTGACTCGCGTGATCAGTCGTCGGTCGCCCGGCACTGCCGTCCTCGATGTCGGGGTGAAGGGAGCCGGTAATGAATTTGGTCTGCCTGAAATCAAAGGGTACCCGGACCTGGTGATTCCGTTCTTCAAGTCCGAGGAACACTGCGTCGTAAACGAAGCGCCCGACTGGATGATTGGACAGACGGTGGAACTGATCCCGAGCCACGCGTGCACAACGTGCAATCTTTACCGTCAGTTTCATGTTCACGAAAACGGCCAGATCGTGGACGTCTGGCCAATCGAAGCTTCCGGAATGTTAACCTGA
- a CDS encoding SDR family NAD(P)-dependent oxidoreductase produces MSILNRFRLNGRRLLITGGSRGLGKEMALAIADAGADVVLVGRDPESLEATSEEIRSLGRIATPIQANVGDLNACSQMCEKVLKDHGPIDIVINNVGGRRIDVPLTEQSLEQWQTILDLNLNSTILCTREIGKAMIERGQGGRIINVASVSGMVVHRSIGGRSYETAKAAVIQFTRAAAVDWAPHGITVNAICPGGFMTEPNVRWCEQNPEIIDSFRRQIPMGDYGQPEDLGPLAVYLASDAARYMTGATLVIDGGFTLT; encoded by the coding sequence ATGAGTATTTTGAATCGATTTCGTCTCAATGGTCGCAGATTGTTAATTACCGGTGGCAGCCGCGGCCTTGGGAAAGAAATGGCCCTTGCCATCGCAGATGCCGGAGCAGACGTGGTGCTTGTCGGTCGTGATCCTGAGAGTCTGGAAGCAACTTCTGAAGAAATTCGCTCACTCGGTCGGATTGCGACGCCGATTCAGGCCAACGTAGGAGATCTCAATGCCTGCTCGCAGATGTGCGAGAAGGTTCTGAAGGATCACGGTCCCATCGACATCGTGATCAATAACGTCGGCGGTCGCCGCATTGATGTGCCACTTACTGAGCAATCGCTGGAACAGTGGCAGACGATCCTCGACCTCAACCTCAATAGTACTATACTCTGCACGCGTGAAATCGGAAAAGCCATGATCGAACGTGGCCAGGGTGGTCGGATTATCAACGTCGCGTCGGTTTCTGGAATGGTCGTGCACCGTTCAATTGGCGGCCGCAGCTACGAGACAGCCAAGGCAGCAGTCATTCAGTTCACACGAGCAGCGGCTGTCGACTGGGCACCGCACGGAATTACGGTCAACGCCATCTGCCCGGGCGGATTCATGACCGAGCCGAACGTTCGCTGGTGCGAACAGAATCCGGAAATCATCGACTCATTTCGTCGACAGATTCCCATGGGCGACTACGGCCAGCCGGAAGATCTTGGTCCTCTCGCAGTCTATCTCGCCAGTGATGCCGCCCGCTACATGACTGGTGCAACATTGGTCATCGATGGCGGTTTCACACTGACGTGA
- a CDS encoding pyridoxal-phosphate dependent enzyme: MTIWRWADLIEHVPERARLTLGEGDTPLIRSKRIGRDSGLSNLYFKLESGNVTGSYKDRFAFGAISHMLAAGQSKCIATSSGNTGAALAAYCAAAGIQCRIALVEGTPPGKMSQMMAYGAKVARIRGFGTHAETTTDVFCRLKRLGQRSDSALQISAFVYSPLGMSGVKTLSFELAEQLSGEIDHVFCPAGGGGMCVAVARGLKLMFDRGRLAKLPAVECVQPEGNDTIAGPLRNGADKAVEVECTTKVSGLQVASVVDGHLAIEECRATGGSGHVVSDDFVWQIQKRLAREEGIFSEPAGAVALAGALTAAANGELKPDAVIVCCVTGTGFKDAIAVDRMNTNFECQMLDADAIDDW; the protein is encoded by the coding sequence ATGACGATCTGGCGCTGGGCTGATCTGATCGAACACGTTCCGGAACGAGCAAGGTTGACTCTGGGCGAAGGTGACACTCCACTGATTCGTTCAAAACGCATAGGACGGGATTCGGGCCTCAGCAATCTGTACTTCAAGCTGGAATCCGGCAATGTGACCGGGTCTTACAAAGACCGATTCGCATTCGGTGCAATTTCGCACATGCTCGCTGCTGGACAGAGCAAGTGTATCGCCACATCAAGCGGCAACACGGGAGCCGCGCTGGCTGCCTATTGTGCGGCAGCCGGGATTCAATGCCGCATTGCTTTAGTGGAAGGCACTCCTCCGGGCAAGATGTCGCAGATGATGGCTTATGGTGCAAAGGTTGCCCGTATTCGAGGGTTTGGCACACATGCGGAGACCACGACCGACGTGTTTTGTCGCCTTAAACGGCTCGGCCAGCGCTCCGACTCGGCCTTGCAAATCAGTGCATTCGTCTACAGCCCGCTGGGAATGTCGGGCGTAAAGACGTTGTCGTTTGAACTGGCCGAACAACTTTCCGGTGAGATCGACCACGTCTTTTGCCCTGCCGGAGGCGGCGGAATGTGTGTTGCCGTCGCAAGAGGCTTGAAACTGATGTTTGACCGGGGACGGTTGGCAAAACTGCCCGCTGTCGAATGTGTTCAACCGGAAGGTAACGACACGATTGCTGGTCCGCTTCGAAATGGAGCCGACAAAGCCGTGGAAGTTGAATGCACGACGAAAGTCAGCGGACTTCAAGTGGCGAGCGTCGTCGATGGACACCTGGCAATTGAAGAATGTCGTGCCACTGGCGGATCGGGACACGTGGTTTCCGATGACTTTGTGTGGCAAATCCAGAAACGATTGGCTCGTGAAGAGGGAATCTTTAGTGAACCAGCTGGAGCTGTTGCTCTTGCCGGAGCACTGACAGCCGCTGCCAACGGAGAATTAAAGCCCGATGCAGTCATAGTCTGTTGCGTGACCGGCACGGGATTCAAAGATGCCATCGCCGTCGATCGAATGAACACGAATTTTGAGTGCCAGA